The following are from one region of the Salvia splendens isolate huo1 chromosome 2, SspV2, whole genome shotgun sequence genome:
- the LOC121792783 gene encoding probable beta-1,4-xylosyltransferase IRX9H, translating into MASIRRTLSPYNDRSHQNGANTPFSPQSPSQKQFPQGKTTFSPVRRFVAGVFFRKHQTRKNFQFSWNKSLLRCFMCFFLGLLLGMAPFNSDFSELRQGDLRKSDFSFEMKPEVVSVQKSAGDLASIEKLKENDLLVGAVELGVVEKIDKTDMKKVLDFVSGKQLIVVSPTYSRAIQAYYLNRLGQLLRLVKPPVLWIVVEMNEASVETSEMLRNMGIMYRHLVCVKNNTDVKDRGVHQRNTALEHIERHRLDGLVYFADDDNIYSLELFESMREISRFGTWPVGMLAQSKNKAILEGPVCNGSQVIGWHTNEKSKRLRRFHVDMSGFAFNSSILWDPKRWHQPTSGPIRQLDTVKEGFQETTFIEQIVEDESQMEGIPLGCNRIMNWHLHLEAHGLAYPKGWVLPKNLDVVIPSK; encoded by the exons ATGGCTTCGATTCGGAGAACTTTATCGCCGTACAACGATCGATCGCACCAGAACGGAGCCAATACTCCATTTTCGCCGCAATCACCGTCGCAGAAGCAGTTTCCGCAAGGAAAAACGACTTTCTCTCCAGTTCGTAGATTTGTTGCCGGAGTCTTCTTCCGGAAGCACCAGACTCGGAAGAATTTTCAGTTTTCCTGGAATAAATCGCTTCTCCGGTGCTTCATGTGTTTCTTCTTAGGGTTGTTGCTCGGTATGGCGCCGTTCAATAGCGATTTTAGTGAATTACGGCAAGGGGATTTGAGGAAGAGCGATTTCTCGTTCGAAATGAAGCCGGAGGTGGTGAGTGTTCAGAAGAGCGCGGGCGATTTAGCTTCTATTGAGAAGTTAAAGGAGAATGATTTGTTGGTCGGTGCTGTTGAATTAGGAGTGGTTGAGAAGATTGATAAAACTGATATGAAGAAGGTTTTGGATTTTGTGTCAGGCAAACAATTAATTGTCGTGAGTCCAACTTATAGCAGGGCTATTCAGGCATACTATCTGAATAGGTTAGGGCAGCTCTTGAGACTGGTCAAACCGCCAGTTCTGTGGATTGTTGTAGAGATGAACGAGGCATCTGTGGAGACTTCCGAGATGTTGAGAAATATGGGAATTATGTATAGACATTTGGTTTGTGTGAAAAATAATACAGATGTAAAGGATAGGGGTGTGCACCAGCGGAATACTGCACTTGAACATATAGAGAGGCATAGGCTCGACGGGCTGGTGTATTTTGCTGATGATGATAATATTTACTCGCTTGAGCTATTTGAGAGCATGAGAGAAATCAG TCGTTTTGGCACTTGGCCCGTTGGCATGCTGGCTCAAAGCAAAAATAAAGCAATACTGGAAGGCCCTGTGTGCAATGGAAGTCAAGTAATAGGATGGCACACAAATGAGAAGAGTAAAAGACTCCGTAGATTCCATGTGGATATGTCTGGTTTTGCCTTCAATAGTAGCATATTGTGGGATCCCAAGAGATGGCATCAACCAACTTCAGGTCCTATCAGGCAGTTAGACACAGTAAAAGAGGGTTTCCAA GAGACAACTTTCATAGAACAGATTGTGGAAGACGAGAGTCAGATGGAAGGTATTCCTCTAGGTTGTAACAGGATAATGAATTGGCACCTTCATCTAGAAGCGCATGGACTTGCTTATCCTAAGGGCTGGGTACTGCCGAAGAATCTTGATGTAGTTATTCCTTCCAAGTGA
- the LOC121792785 gene encoding ubiquitin-fold modifier-conjugating enzyme 1: METWDPTTKSTLTQIPLLSVKAGPRDGAAWTQRLKEEYKALIAYTAMNKSKDNDWFRISAANPEGTRWTGKCWYIHNLLKYEFDLQFDIPVTYPATAPELELPQLDGKTQKMYRGGKICLTVHFKPLWAKNCPRFGIAHALCLGLAPWLAAEIPILVDSGMVKHKDDTAASSESSDVKAV, encoded by the exons ATGGAGACTTGGGATCCGACAACGAAATCGACGCTGACGCAGATCCCACTGCTGTCGGTGAAGGCCGGTCCGCGCGACGGCGCCGCGTGGACGCAGCGGCTGAAGGAGGAGTACAAGGCCCTGATCGCCTACACCGCCATGAACAAATCCAAGGACAACGACTGGTTCAGGATCTCCGCCGCCAACCCGGAGGGCACCCGCTGGACCGGCAAGTGCTGGTACATCCACAATTTGCTCAAATACGAGTTCGATTTGCAATTCGATATACCCGTTACTTATCCCGCCACCGCCCCTGAACTTGAATTGCCTCAACTCGACGGCAAAACCCAAAAG ATGTATAGAGGAGGGAAGATATGCCTGACAGTGCATTTCAAGCCTCTGTGGGCTAAAAATTg TCCGAGGTTTGGCATAGCACATGCACTTTGCTTGGGCCTTGCACCATGGCTTGCTGCAGAGATTCCTATTCTTGTTGATTCTGGAATGGTCAAGCACAAAGATGATACGGCCGCATCCAGTGAGTCCTCTGATGTAAAGGCTGTTTGA
- the LOC121792784 gene encoding phosphoenolpyruvate carboxykinase (ATP) 1-like, translating into MATNGGKGNGNGNGNTLPKIQTKKSDEICHDDSAPPVKACTLDELHSLQKKKSSVPTTPNASAAAAFSDDDRQKQQLQSISASLASLTRETGPKVVKGDPSATKKAETQQAAAAHPKHHSHHNVVPTNLNISDSALKSTHILYNLSPAELYEQAIKFEKGSFITSSGALATLSGAKTGRSPRDKRIVKDETTVQDLWWGKGSPNIEMDEHSFLVNRERAVDYLCSLEKVFVNDQFLNWDPKNRIKVRIVSARAYHSLFMHNMCIRPTPDELDAFGTPDFTIYNAGQFPCNRYTHYMTSSTSIDINLSRTEMVILGTQYAGEMKKGLFSLMHYLMPKRGILSLHSGCNMGKDGDVALFFGLSGTGKTTLSTDHNRFLIGDDEHCWSEDGVSNIEGGCYAKCIDLSREKEPDIWNAIKFGTVLENVVFEEHTREVDYSDKSVTENTRAAYPIEYIPNAMIPCVGPHPKNVILLACDAFGVLPPVSRLSMSQTMYHFISGYTALVAGTEDGIKEPTATFSACFGAAFIMLHPTKYAAMLAEKMKKHGATGWLVNTGWSGGSYGSGSRIKLAYTREMINSIHSGALLRANYTKTDVFGFEIPAQVEGVPSEILDPVNTWSDKKAYKETLLKLGGLFKKNFEGFVNYKIGADSKLTEEILAAGPNF; encoded by the exons ATGGCGACCAATGGCGGTAAAGGCAACGGCAACGGCAACGGCAACACCTTGCCGAAGATCCAGACGAAGAAGAGCGACGAGATCTGCCACGACGACAGCGCGCCACCAGTGAAGGCTTGTACGCTCGATGAATTGCATTCGCTTCAGAAGAAGAAGTCGTCCGTCCCCACCACCCCCAACGCCTCTGCCGCCGCCGCTTTCTCTGACGACGACCGCCAAAAACAGCAGCTGCAGTCGATCAG CGCGTCGTTGGCGTCGCTGACGCGGGAGACTGGTCCGAAGGTGGTGAAGGGAGACCCGTCGGCGACGAAGAAGGCGGAGACGCagcaggcggcggcggcgcatcCGAAGCACCACAGCCACCACAACGTGGTCCCCACAAACTTGAACATTAGCGACAGCGCTCTCAAGTCCACTCACATCCTATACAATCTCTCCCCTGCCG AACTTTATGAGCAAGCTATAAAGTTTGAAAAGGGATCTTTCATCACATCGAGTGGAGCTTTGGCGACTTTGTCGGGAGCCAAGACTGGACGTTCACCAAGAGATAAACGTATTGTGAAAGATGAAACTACGGTTCAAGATCTTTGGTGGGGAAA GGGTTCTCCCAATATTGAGATGGATGAGCACAGTTTCTTGGTTAATAGAGAAAGAGCTGTGGATTACTTATGCTCTTTGGAAAAG GTGTTCGTGAACGATCAATTCCTGAACTGGGATCCAAAAAATCGCATCAAAGTCCGAATCGTCTCAGCAAGAGCCTATCACTCTCTCTTCATGCACAACAT GTGCATCCGGCCGACTCCTGATGAGCTAGACGCCTTCGGGACCCCCGACTTCACCATCTACAACGCGGGCCAGTTCCCGTGCAACCGCTACACGCATTACATGACTTCATCGACCAGCATCGACATCAATCTGTCTAGAACGGAGATGGTGATCCTTGGCACTCAGTATGCAGGGGAGATGAAGAAAGGGCTCTTTAGTCTTATGCATTATCTGATGCCGAAGCGCGGTATCCTATCCCTGCATTCGGGCTGTAACATGGGGAAAGACGGAGACGTAGCACTGTTCTTCGGGTTATCAG GGACTGGGAAGACGACTCTGTCCACGGATCACAACAGGTTCTTGATAGGAGACGACGAGCATTGCTGGAGCGAGGATGGTGTGTCGAACATTGAGGGTGGTTGCTATGCAAAGTGCATTGACTTGTCCAGAGAGAAAGAGCCTGATATTTGGAATGCAATCAAGTTTGGCACAG TGCTGGAGAATGTTGTGTTTGAGGAGCACACTAGAGAGGTTGACTATTCAGATAAATCTGTTACAG AAAACACAAGAGCAGCATACCCCATAGAATACATACCTAATGCCATGATCCCTTGTGTCGGGCCTCACCCGAAGAACGTGATTCTTTTGGCGTGCGACGCGTTTGGTGTGCTCCCACCGGTGAGCAGGCTGAGCATGTCGCAGACGATGTATCACTTCATCAGTGGGTATACGGCTCTG GTGGCTGGAACAGAGGATGGTATAAAGGAGCCTACAGCTACATTCTCAGCATGCTTCGGTGCAGCGTTCATCATGCTTCACCCGACCAAGTATGCGGCAATGTTGGCCGAGAAGATGAAGAAGCACGGGGCGACTGGCTGGCTTGTCAACACTGGGTGGTCGGGCGGAAG CTATGGGTCAGGAAGCCGGATCAAGCTGGCTTACACGAGGGAGATGATTAACAGCATACACTCGGGTGCCCTCCTGAGAGCAAACTACACGAAGACGGATGTTTTCGGGTTTGAAATCCCAGCTCAGGTTGAGGGAGTGCCTTCGGAAATCCTTGATCCAGTTAACACG TGGAGTGATAAGAAGGCATACAAGGAGACATTGCTCAAGTTGGGAGGTCTATTCAAGAAGAATTTTGAAGGGTTTGTGAATTACAAGATTGGAGCAGACAGCAAACTGACTGAGGAGATTTTGGCAGCTGGACCTAATTTCTAA